A part of Methanohalobium evestigatum Z-7303 genomic DNA contains:
- a CDS encoding PAS domain S-box protein, with amino-acid sequence MFIINNKDIKNKSQKRYDFFEEIAETSTSYITKVDKNGYIEYVNPAAKKVLGLAENHTLGGSHKD; translated from the coding sequence GTGTTTATAATCAATAATAAAGATATTAAAAATAAATCACAAAAAAGGTATGACTTTTTTGAAGAGATAGCAGAAACGAGTACATCGTATATAACTAAAGTGGATAAAAACGGCTATATTGAATACGTCAACCCTGCCGCTAAAAAAGTACTGGGGTTAGCAGAAAATCATACACTGGGGGGCAGCCACAAGGATTAG
- a CDS encoding sensor histidine kinase produces MDDETEKVAKDKKLKESEQKFRNYVENSPIGIFVVQKNGYIIDVNPAAQSITGYSRTELLSMPFFNLYPPDENDQVIYFFNKLLRTGKSFLELPFITKGGERRYWYLDAVKIADNQYIGYATDITERKNSEEHIKQQREQILEFEQTKKLELHHRIKNNLQVVSSLLDLQSSKFEDEEVNDAFRDTQNRVDSIALVHKNLYETKNLEYINTNDYIKELVEHLIYLYNGNDISLNIDIQDINFGFDTIIPLGMIINELISNTLKYAFKNDEKGDIIINLYKDYSGYTLIVGDTGKGLNEDIDITNSDSLGFQLINSLVEQIDGTFELDTTSGTKFIIKF; encoded by the coding sequence ATAGATGATGAAACAGAAAAAGTTGCAAAGGATAAAAAACTAAAAGAAAGTGAACAAAAATTCCGTAATTATGTAGAGAATTCACCCATAGGAATTTTTGTAGTCCAAAAAAATGGATATATAATAGATGTAAATCCTGCTGCACAATCCATAACAGGTTATTCCAGAACAGAGCTACTTTCAATGCCCTTTTTTAATTTGTATCCACCTGATGAAAATGATCAAGTCATATACTTTTTTAATAAACTATTAAGGACAGGTAAATCATTTCTTGAATTGCCCTTTATTACAAAAGGTGGCGAACGAAGATACTGGTATTTGGATGCTGTTAAAATTGCAGACAATCAATATATAGGATATGCAACAGACATAACTGAACGCAAAAATTCAGAAGAACATATCAAACAGCAAAGAGAACAGATACTGGAGTTTGAACAAACTAAGAAACTGGAACTGCATCACAGAATAAAAAACAATCTTCAGGTGGTATCCAGTCTCCTTGATCTACAATCGAGCAAATTTGAGGACGAAGAGGTTAACGATGCTTTCAGAGATACTCAAAACCGTGTAGATTCAATTGCACTTGTACATAAAAATTTATATGAAACCAAAAATCTGGAATATATAAATACTAACGATTATATAAAAGAATTAGTTGAACATCTTATATATCTGTATAATGGAAATGATATCAGCCTAAATATCGATATCCAGGACATAAATTTTGGGTTCGATACCATCATCCCACTTGGTATGATAATCAATGAATTGATATCTAATACTTTGAAATACGCTTTCAAAAACGATGAAAAAGGCGACATAATTATTAATTTGTATAAGGACTACTCTGGTTATACATTAATAGTAGGAGATACTGGAAAAGGTCTCAATGAAGATATAGACATCACTAATTCTGATTCACTCGGTTTCCAGCTTATAAACAGTCTGGTTGAACAAATTGATGGGACTTTTGAACTGGATACAACCAGTGGTACAAAATTCATCATTAAATTCTAA
- the sppA gene encoding signal peptide peptidase SppA, whose translation MNPGDNFQNFEGQNEEEPVEFFNYNSDTSNFSYKYQEQSQEKNIHEPDSKFNKEETIKRKGRKRQYLTIFFLLITIIAASFAAIVYTFDGDLYSTNDKVAVIHVQGTMITGSIPGGIGYSTSEDVASSIRKASDRSDVKAIVMRVNSPGGSPSAAEEISREIERAKDKGIPVVVSMGDVAASAAYYVSAPADVIMANPSTMTGSIGVIWTFQNRSEFYDEEGIEHEVIKSGELKDMGAPWRGLTEEERNYANKIVQEIYKNFVDHVAENRDLNRSFVNEISDGRIYTGMRAKELGLVDKFGNLYESINLAAELGDIRGEPDVIYLNKPSISRLLFSSKTDSGIANTSLTDFAEYYENNPYGKIEAK comes from the coding sequence ATGAATCCCGGCGATAATTTCCAGAACTTTGAAGGTCAAAACGAAGAGGAACCGGTTGAATTTTTTAATTATAATTCAGATACTTCAAATTTTTCCTATAAATATCAGGAGCAATCACAGGAAAAAAATATCCATGAGCCTGATTCTAAATTTAACAAAGAAGAAACCATAAAAAGAAAAGGGCGTAAACGCCAGTATCTGACTATTTTCTTTTTACTAATTACTATTATTGCAGCAAGTTTTGCGGCAATTGTTTATACCTTTGATGGAGACCTGTATTCTACAAATGATAAAGTTGCAGTAATACATGTACAGGGAACTATGATTACTGGAAGTATTCCCGGTGGTATAGGCTACTCCACTTCTGAAGATGTAGCCAGTAGTATTCGGAAAGCCTCAGACAGAAGTGATGTAAAGGCAATCGTCATGCGTGTAAACAGTCCCGGCGGGTCTCCATCTGCTGCAGAGGAGATATCCAGAGAAATAGAAAGAGCAAAGGACAAGGGTATACCTGTTGTTGTATCAATGGGGGATGTAGCAGCAAGTGCTGCATACTATGTGTCAGCACCTGCAGATGTTATAATGGCTAATCCATCAACTATGACTGGAAGTATTGGAGTTATATGGACGTTCCAGAACAGATCTGAATTCTACGATGAAGAAGGAATAGAACATGAGGTAATCAAATCCGGTGAACTCAAGGACATGGGAGCACCATGGCGAGGTTTGACAGAAGAAGAGAGAAATTATGCCAATAAAATTGTGCAGGAGATATACAAAAATTTTGTAGACCATGTAGCAGAAAATCGTGACCTAAACCGTAGTTTTGTTAATGAAATATCGGATGGGCGAATATATACTGGTATGAGAGCAAAGGAACTTGGATTAGTGGATAAGTTCGGTAACCTCTATGAGTCCATAAATCTTGCAGCAGAGCTTGGAGATATTAGAGGTGAACCTGATGTAATCTATTTGAATAAACCCAGTATATCCCGATTGCTTTTTAGTTCCAAAACTGATTCTGGTATAGCGAACACCTCATTAACCGATTTTGCGGAGTATTACGAAAACAATCCTTATGGGAAAATCGAAGCAAAATAA
- the metG gene encoding methionine--tRNA ligase, with amino-acid sequence MTKFPTDKPVLVTCGLPYANGKAHIGHLRTYIPADIYVRALKKHGQDVTFVCGSDTHGTPIVFNAEEYNTTPEELIKTYHKHFDDIFKSMNVYFDAFGTTEDATNHNRTHAIVNKLIDNGYVYSKTIEIAYCPVCDRYLPDRYVKGKCPHCAEAARGDECDQGCGKHLEPGELESPVCTLCGDAAEYKEQEHYFFKLSQFQDFLQNYLENLEGTSNARNYAMGWVKKGLDDWCITRNLEWGVKFPGRDDLVVYVWVDAPIGYISFTEEWANANNESWEKIWKDDSRIVHFIGGDIIYHHCIFWPAMLKGAEYTQPWSVVASGMLKIENKTFSKSRGYVVWVEEDYLNHGFHPDLLRYYLATYTSHTKELNFSWPFFQEKINSELVGVFGNFFYRSLLFAYKNFGYIPEGEIESDVLDNIQSTIDGYTEAMENYEFKKAIDTALSLASYGNTYFQSNEPWRLIKEDKTECGRVIANCIQIAKALVVLFEPVVPEKMEDAWKQIGMSSDVHASRYSDATELVESNTPIPKPRILFKKIEDEKIEEMEKISSDRVKKAQEKEHEKGMREDKMESEENINFDDFSKMDIRVGKIVNAEKVEKSNKLLRLEVDIGENSPRQVVAGIAKTHNPEEIIGHQVVVLANMEPAKLCGVDSKGMVLAGEDNGAVLLKPEREVTLGTKIG; translated from the coding sequence ATGACAAAATTTCCAACCGATAAACCTGTACTTGTAACCTGTGGACTGCCTTACGCCAACGGTAAAGCACACATAGGACATCTGCGTACCTACATACCTGCCGATATATACGTAAGGGCTCTGAAAAAACATGGGCAGGATGTTACCTTTGTCTGTGGTTCAGACACTCATGGTACACCCATTGTTTTCAATGCCGAGGAATACAATACCACACCTGAAGAACTTATAAAAACATACCACAAACATTTTGATGATATATTCAAATCAATGAATGTCTATTTTGACGCTTTTGGCACAACTGAGGATGCCACCAACCACAATCGAACCCATGCAATTGTAAACAAGCTTATTGATAATGGTTACGTCTACTCAAAAACAATCGAAATTGCCTACTGTCCAGTATGTGACAGATACCTTCCTGACAGATACGTCAAAGGTAAATGCCCCCACTGTGCTGAAGCAGCAAGAGGTGATGAATGTGATCAGGGTTGTGGTAAACACCTTGAACCGGGAGAACTGGAAAGTCCAGTCTGCACCCTTTGCGGAGATGCTGCTGAATATAAAGAACAGGAACACTACTTTTTCAAACTTTCTCAATTCCAGGATTTCCTCCAGAACTATCTGGAAAATCTTGAAGGTACATCAAATGCAAGAAATTATGCCATGGGATGGGTAAAAAAAGGCCTTGATGACTGGTGTATTACAAGAAACCTTGAATGGGGCGTGAAATTCCCAGGGCGTGATGATCTGGTCGTTTATGTCTGGGTGGATGCACCTATTGGATACATATCCTTTACCGAGGAATGGGCAAACGCTAACAACGAAAGCTGGGAAAAAATCTGGAAAGATGACTCCCGCATTGTTCATTTTATTGGAGGGGATATTATTTACCATCACTGTATTTTCTGGCCTGCCATGTTAAAAGGTGCAGAATATACCCAGCCCTGGTCGGTTGTAGCCTCTGGAATGCTCAAGATTGAAAACAAGACTTTTTCAAAGAGCAGAGGATATGTAGTATGGGTTGAAGAAGATTATCTCAATCATGGATTCCATCCTGACTTGCTGAGATATTACCTTGCTACCTATACATCACATACCAAAGAACTGAATTTCTCCTGGCCGTTCTTCCAGGAAAAAATCAATTCTGAACTTGTCGGTGTTTTTGGTAATTTCTTTTACAGGTCATTATTATTCGCCTACAAAAATTTTGGATACATCCCAGAAGGTGAAATTGAGTCCGATGTCCTGGATAATATCCAGTCCACAATAGATGGATACACAGAAGCAATGGAGAATTACGAATTCAAAAAAGCCATTGATACCGCACTGTCACTTGCATCCTATGGAAACACCTATTTCCAGTCCAATGAACCATGGAGGTTAATCAAGGAAGATAAAACTGAATGTGGCAGAGTGATTGCAAACTGTATACAGATAGCCAAAGCTCTTGTCGTCCTGTTTGAACCAGTAGTTCCCGAAAAGATGGAAGATGCATGGAAACAGATTGGCATGTCAAGTGATGTCCACGCATCCAGATACAGTGATGCCACAGAACTGGTTGAAAGCAATACACCAATACCAAAACCCAGGATTTTGTTCAAGAAAATCGAAGATGAAAAGATAGAAGAAATGGAAAAGATATCATCTGACAGGGTTAAAAAGGCACAGGAAAAAGAACATGAAAAGGGTATGAGAGAAGATAAAATGGAATCCGAGGAAAATATAAACTTTGATGATTTCTCAAAGATGGACATAAGGGTTGGAAAAATTGTCAATGCAGAAAAAGTTGAAAAATCCAATAAATTACTCCGCCTGGAAGTTGATATTGGTGAAAATTCCCCAAGACAGGTAGTTGCAGGAATTGCAAAAACTCACAATCCAGAGGAAATTATTGGACATCAGGTCGTTGTTCTTGCAAATATGGAACCAGCAAAACTATGCGGTGTGGATTCCAAAGGTATGGTTCTTGCAGGAGAAGACAACGGTGCTGTATTACTAAAACCGGAAAGAGAGGTAACTCTCGGAACAAAAATAGGCTAA
- the cyaB gene encoding class IV adenylate cyclase gives MIEVEVKARTDLETARKMLEDEGARFIETEHHFDSYYNAPHRDFASTDEALRIRSRDNKTFLTYKGKKMDSVSKTREEFETPVDSENMRNILLSLGFREYGIVEKEREVYKLDDFVIALDSVEQLGEFIEVELESEPGSDIEHNSSKIFEFLNKLGIEEKDSIRKSYLELVMEEKVK, from the coding sequence ATGATTGAAGTAGAAGTAAAAGCCCGCACAGACCTTGAAACCGCAAGGAAAATGCTTGAAGATGAGGGTGCTCGTTTTATTGAAACCGAGCACCATTTTGACAGTTACTACAACGCACCGCATCGGGATTTTGCCAGCACTGATGAGGCTCTCAGGATACGTTCAAGGGACAATAAGACATTCCTTACCTATAAAGGAAAAAAGATGGACAGTGTATCCAAAACCCGTGAGGAATTTGAAACTCCTGTAGATTCTGAAAACATGCGTAATATTCTCCTGTCTCTCGGTTTCAGGGAATATGGTATTGTCGAAAAGGAAAGAGAAGTTTATAAACTGGATGATTTTGTAATTGCTCTTGATTCCGTTGAACAGCTCGGTGAGTTTATTGAAGTTGAATTGGAATCAGAACCAGGTTCGGATATTGAACACAACAGCAGCAAAATTTTTGAATTTCTGAATAAACTGGGTATTGAAGAAAAGGATTCCATACGAAAATCCTATCTGGAACTGGTGATGGAAGAAAAAGTTAAATGA
- a CDS encoding Zn-ribbon domain-containing OB-fold protein, translating to MSVVRFWRNQVNRYNLEGTHCNSCDEYFYPPRSMCPTCRREGKLESHRFEGKGEVVTYTIIHSAAEGFENQSPYPLAIVKLDEGASLTSPIVADPEEMYIGMRVKPVFRKLGESGDKGMIYYGTKFAPDKND from the coding sequence ATGTCAGTTGTAAGATTCTGGAGAAATCAGGTTAACAGGTACAATCTGGAAGGTACCCATTGTAACAGTTGTGATGAATATTTCTATCCGCCAAGGTCTATGTGCCCCACCTGTAGACGTGAGGGTAAGCTTGAGTCACATAGGTTTGAAGGTAAAGGTGAAGTTGTGACTTATACAATTATTCATAGTGCTGCAGAAGGATTTGAAAATCAGTCTCCCTATCCACTTGCTATAGTTAAACTGGATGAAGGAGCAAGCCTTACAAGTCCTATAGTAGCAGACCCTGAAGAGATGTATATTGGTATGCGAGTGAAACCTGTTTTCAGAAAACTTGGTGAAAGCGGAGACAAAGGAATGATATACTACGGAACCAAATTTGCACCTGATAAAAATGATTGA
- a CDS encoding thiolase domain-containing protein has translation MRDVAIIGIKSTKFGELWDYSFRDIFVEAGVGAIKDAGISGDEIDGLYVGNMSGGQFVDQEHIGALIADYSGLARNLHIPSTRVEAACASGGLALRQGVMAVASGYQDFVVAAGVEKMTDVNSAAASSALAAASDREWEGIMGATFPGLYAMIARKHIHKYGTTSEQLADVAVKNHLNGSMNPISQYKKKITRESVLNSIMVADPLHIFDCSPITDGAAALVLAPAEVAHEYTDNPIYIKASAQASDTIALHDRRDITTLDATVAAGKRAYDMANLRPEDIDVAEVHDCFTIAEICAIEDLGFVKKGEGGKYTEDGYTAVNGQIPVNTSGGLKSCGHPVGATGVKQAVEIVHQLRGEAGKRQVENAEIGMTHNVGGSGATAVVHILSNKR, from the coding sequence ATGAGAGATGTTGCGATTATCGGTATAAAAAGTACAAAATTTGGAGAATTGTGGGATTATTCATTTAGAGATATCTTTGTTGAAGCTGGAGTAGGAGCTATAAAAGACGCAGGAATTAGTGGAGATGAAATAGACGGGCTTTATGTAGGGAATATGAGTGGAGGACAATTTGTTGACCAGGAGCACATCGGAGCGTTGATAGCCGATTATTCCGGTCTTGCAAGAAACCTTCATATCCCCTCTACCCGGGTAGAGGCGGCATGTGCTTCAGGTGGACTTGCTCTTCGTCAGGGAGTAATGGCTGTTGCATCAGGATACCAGGACTTTGTAGTAGCTGCTGGTGTTGAAAAAATGACTGATGTCAACTCTGCAGCAGCTTCATCTGCACTTGCTGCGGCGTCAGATAGAGAATGGGAAGGTATTATGGGAGCAACATTCCCGGGTTTATATGCGATGATTGCCAGAAAGCATATCCATAAATACGGAACGACCAGTGAACAGCTGGCAGATGTTGCTGTTAAAAACCATCTAAACGGTTCTATGAATCCGATATCCCAGTATAAGAAAAAAATTACCAGGGAATCGGTGTTGAATTCTATCATGGTGGCAGACCCTCTGCATATCTTTGATTGTTCACCGATTACAGACGGAGCAGCTGCACTTGTCCTTGCTCCTGCAGAAGTAGCACATGAATATACTGATAATCCGATTTACATAAAGGCAAGTGCGCAGGCAAGTGATACAATCGCACTTCATGATAGAAGAGATATTACTACACTGGATGCAACTGTTGCTGCAGGTAAAAGAGCCTATGATATGGCAAACCTGAGACCTGAGGATATAGATGTTGCAGAAGTCCATGATTGTTTCACCATAGCAGAAATATGTGCCATCGAAGACCTTGGGTTTGTTAAGAAAGGAGAAGGTGGTAAATACACTGAAGATGGATATACCGCAGTCAACGGACAAATACCAGTAAACACTTCTGGTGGGTTGAAGTCATGCGGTCATCCGGTAGGAGCTACAGGTGTAAAACAGGCGGTTGAAATAGTCCACCAGCTTAGAGGCGAAGCAGGTAAACGTCAGGTAGAAAATGCTGAAATCGGAATGACTCATAATGTTGGAGGATCAGGTGCTACTGCTGTTGTGCATATTCTGTCAAATAAAAGGTGA
- a CDS encoding hydroxymethylglutaryl-CoA synthase encodes MSVGIVSYGSYIPRYRIKVEDIARVWGEDAETLKAGLMVSEKSVPDLDEDTATIAVESARAAIKNGNIDPVRIGAVYTGSESHPYAVKPTSTIVAEAISATPVMTAADFEFACKAGSATVQSCMGLTSSGMIDLGMGIGADVSQGAPGDALEYTAAAGGVAFIMGNKESESIALIEDTYSFTTDTPDFWRREGSEFPQHGGRFTGEPGYFKHVIGASKGLMEKMGTGPEDYDYAVFHQPNGKFPTRVSKDLGFSRDKIEPGMVITKLGNIYSGSCMMGIAATLDQAKPGDRIFATAFGSGAGADAFSIKVTDKMEQFQKYSPKVWDQLKDPVYVDYAKYAKHKGKLKRS; translated from the coding sequence ATGAGTGTAGGGATTGTTTCATATGGTTCCTATATACCAAGATATAGGATAAAAGTTGAAGATATAGCTCGTGTCTGGGGTGAAGATGCAGAGACCTTAAAAGCTGGATTGATGGTATCTGAAAAATCTGTACCAGACCTTGATGAAGATACGGCGACCATTGCAGTAGAGTCTGCAAGGGCTGCGATTAAAAACGGAAACATTGACCCGGTTCGTATCGGTGCGGTTTATACTGGTTCTGAAAGTCATCCATATGCTGTAAAACCAACAAGTACTATAGTTGCTGAAGCAATAAGTGCAACACCGGTAATGACAGCGGCTGATTTTGAATTTGCCTGTAAAGCAGGGTCTGCAACTGTCCAGAGCTGTATGGGTCTAACATCATCTGGAATGATAGACCTGGGAATGGGAATCGGTGCAGATGTATCCCAAGGTGCACCAGGAGATGCTCTGGAATACACTGCAGCAGCCGGTGGTGTCGCCTTTATAATGGGTAATAAAGAATCAGAATCCATAGCATTGATAGAGGATACATATTCTTTTACAACCGACACTCCTGATTTTTGGAGACGTGAAGGTAGTGAATTTCCACAGCATGGAGGTCGTTTTACAGGAGAACCCGGATATTTTAAACATGTAATAGGTGCATCCAAAGGTCTTATGGAAAAAATGGGCACAGGTCCTGAAGATTATGATTATGCAGTATTTCATCAGCCAAATGGTAAATTCCCTACAAGAGTTTCAAAGGATCTGGGCTTTAGCAGGGATAAAATAGAACCTGGAATGGTAATAACCAAACTCGGTAATATCTATTCAGGTTCATGTATGATGGGTATTGCTGCTACCCTTGACCAGGCAAAACCCGGTGACAGAATATTTGCTACAGCATTCGGTTCAGGTGCGGGAGCAGACGCTTTCAGTATAAAGGTTACAGATAAAATGGAACAATTCCAGAAATATTCACCAAAAGTCTGGGACCAGTTGAAAGACCCGGTGTATGTAGATTATGCAAAGTATGCAAAGCACAAAGGCAAGTTAAAACGTTCGTGA
- a CDS encoding helix-turn-helix domain-containing protein has translation MAKNETHENVRQRLSEKMAGEITLSEKPGEALKKWRLNFEVAQTDLSNYLGVSPSVISDYESGRRKSPGILIVSKIVEALLNIDAERGGQKIHAYEGMLYTETSSRAVYATYEYTYPMQLAKLSKSIDADVINKGVEKPLYGFTVIDSKKAILELSSHEFQKLYGWSTERAMVFTKVSTGKSPMVAIRVTNLKPGAVVIHGLRKNEVDPLARKMAEIDRIPLLATTMDIDGLVDSLKKYSQYHIIE, from the coding sequence ATGGCTAAAAACGAAACCCATGAAAATGTTCGCCAGAGATTGTCTGAAAAGATGGCTGGTGAAATTACATTGTCCGAAAAGCCGGGAGAAGCGCTTAAAAAATGGCGATTGAATTTTGAAGTCGCACAAACAGATCTTTCCAACTATCTTGGTGTTTCACCTTCTGTAATCAGTGATTATGAAAGTGGTCGAAGAAAATCACCAGGAATCCTTATTGTAAGCAAAATTGTTGAAGCGCTTTTAAATATAGATGCTGAACGGGGCGGACAAAAAATTCATGCTTATGAAGGTATGCTATACACCGAAACATCCTCAAGAGCTGTTTATGCAACGTATGAATATACCTACCCGATGCAACTTGCAAAGCTGAGTAAATCTATAGATGCGGATGTTATTAATAAAGGAGTGGAAAAACCACTCTATGGTTTTACGGTGATTGACAGTAAAAAAGCCATTCTTGAGCTTTCATCCCATGAATTCCAGAAACTTTACGGCTGGAGCACAGAACGTGCGATGGTTTTTACCAAAGTATCCACTGGAAAATCTCCGATGGTAGCCATCAGGGTGACAAATCTAAAACCAGGAGCAGTTGTAATTCATGGGTTGCGGAAAAATGAAGTTGATCCGCTTGCAAGAAAAATGGCTGAAATTGACAGAATTCCGCTTCTTGCAACTACAATGGATATAGATGGGTTGGTAGATTCATTAAAAAAGTACAGCCAGTATCACATAATCGAATAA